The proteins below are encoded in one region of Alistipes communis:
- a CDS encoding PepSY-like domain-containing protein, translating into MKKTFLTLFLMTTMFGAAYADGREKPTSVDKLPQAAQEFLSAHFKDLTVAYAVEEQKYTGKEYEVVYTDRTEVEFRSDGQWESVGRKYSPVPASIVPQPIQTFVSGSNYPGQFIRQIDRNAYTWEVELSNGLEIKFDNQFNVIDIDD; encoded by the coding sequence ATGAAAAAGACATTTTTGACCCTGTTCCTTATGACGACGATGTTTGGAGCGGCGTATGCCGACGGCCGCGAAAAGCCCACGAGCGTGGACAAGCTCCCGCAGGCGGCGCAGGAGTTCCTCTCCGCGCATTTCAAGGATCTCACGGTGGCATATGCCGTCGAGGAGCAGAAATACACGGGCAAAGAGTACGAGGTGGTCTACACCGACCGTACGGAGGTCGAATTCCGCAGCGACGGGCAGTGGGAAAGCGTCGGGCGCAAATACAGCCCTGTTCCTGCATCCATCGTCCCGCAGCCTATCCAAACCTTCGTTTCCGGAAGCAACTATCCCGGGCAGTTCATCCGTCAGATCGACCGCAACGCCTACACGTGGGAGGTGGAGTTGTCGAACGGTTTGGAGATCAAATTCGACAATCAATTCAACGTTATAGACATCGACGATTGA
- a CDS encoding fimbrillin family protein produces MKRNMSGMVVLLLCAAVACDKNESGAGVPAGKEEITVVTAIDALTRAPHLNEDGSGYFQDGDKIALTVTGGGKAVRKEYTIGGAALYWEDLGLPSGTTEASFAGCYPAPESAEGSEFTFDLSTAADKDLLLAPAMKVSKSADTKVNLAFKHAMHKLAINYASDGTYTQEQLEAVKTTCTAKSSCEVNMAAATVSKTADKTAAFEAAGKAVRFLLVPQTSEEVTLKIEIGGKTVEHTLAGLNEVLKNATQEIPAALDGGKCLTLNLTFGKDGIVVEGSQIGGWEDQGTVDGDISM; encoded by the coding sequence ATGAAAAGGAACATGTCGGGAATGGTAGTGCTATTGCTGTGTGCAGCCGTTGCCTGCGACAAGAATGAAAGCGGGGCAGGTGTCCCTGCAGGAAAGGAGGAAATCACCGTGGTGACCGCAATAGACGCACTGACGCGCGCGCCGCACCTGAACGAGGACGGTTCGGGTTATTTCCAGGACGGCGACAAGATCGCCCTGACGGTCACGGGCGGCGGCAAGGCCGTGCGGAAAGAGTACACGATCGGCGGGGCCGCGCTTTACTGGGAAGACCTAGGCCTGCCTTCGGGTACGACCGAAGCCTCCTTCGCCGGCTGCTATCCGGCACCCGAGTCGGCCGAAGGCTCCGAATTCACCTTCGACCTCTCGACCGCCGCGGACAAGGACCTGTTGCTGGCTCCGGCTATGAAGGTCTCCAAGAGCGCCGACACGAAGGTGAATCTGGCGTTCAAGCACGCTATGCACAAGCTGGCGATCAACTACGCTTCGGACGGCACCTATACGCAGGAGCAGCTCGAAGCGGTGAAGACCACCTGCACGGCGAAGTCCTCCTGCGAGGTGAACATGGCTGCCGCGACGGTAAGCAAGACCGCCGACAAGACGGCTGCATTCGAAGCCGCGGGCAAGGCCGTCCGTTTCCTTCTCGTGCCGCAGACCTCGGAAGAGGTGACGCTCAAAATCGAGATCGGAGGCAAGACCGTAGAGCACACGCTCGCCGGACTGAACGAGGTGTTGAAGAATGCGACGCAGGAGATTCCCGCCGCGCTCGACGGCGGCAAGTGCCTGACGCTGAACCTGACTTTCGGCAAGGATGGTATCGTCGTGGAAGGCTCCCAGATCGGCGGCTGGGAAGATCAGGGAACCGTCGACGGGGATATCTCCATGTAA